A portion of the Campylobacter concisus ATCC 51562 genome contains these proteins:
- the leuC gene encoding 3-isopropylmalate dehydratase large subunit: MKQTITEKIFSDHVGKEVSAGEIIESKIDMIIGNDITTPISIKQFERSGAKKLANPDGFAIVMDHYIPTKDILSANQAKISREFAYKHDLKNYFDEKDMGIEHALLPEKGLVIPGDVIIGADSHTCTHGALGAFSTGMGSTDLAYAMITGKNWFKVPESIKVVFKGKLDKHVYGKDLILEIIRQIGVDGALYKALEFSGEVIDGLSMDDRFSMCNMAIEAGAKSGIIAVDEITKEFLKDKNLRNKPKFFYSDEGAKYDKILEIDVTNLDPVIAYPFLPSNGKSVRQAVSDDLAIDQAFIGSCTNGRLSDLRIAAQILKGKRVARKTRLIITPATQKIARAAEKEGLIDIFIEAGAVVSNPTCGACLGGYMGILGANERCISTTNRNFVGRMGDRTSEIYLANSAVVAASAIAGKIADPRDL; the protein is encoded by the coding sequence ATGAAACAAACTATCACCGAGAAAATATTTTCAGATCACGTTGGCAAAGAGGTAAGCGCAGGAGAGATCATTGAAAGCAAGATCGACATGATCATAGGCAACGACATCACGACGCCTATCTCGATCAAGCAGTTTGAGCGAAGTGGTGCTAAAAAGCTAGCCAACCCAGACGGCTTTGCCATCGTTATGGATCACTACATCCCGACAAAAGATATCCTAAGCGCAAATCAAGCCAAAATTTCACGCGAATTTGCCTACAAACACGACCTTAAAAACTATTTTGATGAAAAAGATATGGGCATCGAGCACGCGCTTTTGCCTGAAAAAGGGCTAGTCATCCCAGGCGATGTTATCATAGGAGCTGATAGCCATACCTGTACACACGGCGCTCTTGGAGCGTTTAGCACTGGTATGGGCAGTACCGACCTAGCTTATGCGATGATCACTGGCAAAAACTGGTTTAAAGTGCCTGAGAGCATCAAAGTTGTCTTTAAAGGCAAACTTGATAAGCACGTCTACGGCAAGGACCTTATCCTTGAGATCATCCGCCAAATAGGCGTTGATGGTGCGCTTTACAAGGCGCTTGAGTTTAGCGGTGAGGTGATAGATGGCCTTAGTATGGATGATAGATTTTCAATGTGTAACATGGCTATCGAAGCTGGCGCAAAGAGCGGTATCATCGCGGTTGATGAGATAACAAAAGAGTTTTTAAAAGATAAAAATTTGCGCAATAAACCAAAATTTTTCTACTCAGACGAGGGTGCAAAATACGACAAAATTTTAGAGATAGATGTGACTAATCTTGATCCAGTCATCGCATATCCATTTTTGCCAAGCAACGGCAAGAGCGTAAGACAAGCGGTTAGTGACGATCTAGCTATCGATCAGGCATTTATCGGTTCATGCACAAATGGTCGTCTAAGCGACCTACGTATCGCAGCACAAATTTTAAAAGGTAAAAGAGTAGCCCGCAAGACAAGGCTCATCATCACTCCAGCGACGCAAAAGATCGCAAGAGCTGCCGAAAAAGAGGGCTTAATCGACATTTTCATCGAAGCAGGAGCGGTTGTGAGCAATCCAACTTGTGGCGCTTGTCTTGGCGGATATATGGGAATTTTAGGTGCAAATGAACGCTGTATCTCGACAACAAATAGAAATTTTGTCGGACGTATGGGCGATAGAACGAGTGAAATTTATCTAGCCAACTCAGCAGTTGTAGCGGCCTCAGCCATAGCAGGTAAAATCGCCGATCCAAGGGACTTATAA